The nucleotide window AAATGGGCCTCATTATAGGTTCTTCAGCGGTAAACCTTCTCAAAAAATTTGAGGAACACTTAGAAGGTGAGATAACTAGTGTTGGGGAAGCCGAAAGCGCATCTTCGTCAGTTTTAAAGGCTTTAGAACTTGCTGAGAGTGTGTACATAGAAGACGTTGGAGATTCCTTTGAAGTCTACGTAGAACCAAAGAATATAGAGTTCTGCAAGAGGAACGTAAAGGACTGCAGACAGGTTGCATGCCCAATATGTGCCTCAATTTTACTGGCATTGGCAAAGGGAAGCGGGGAGTTAATAGAAAGTGAAAGCTTTGAGATCGTTAACAAGAGAGTAAGAATAAAGGCAAAGAAACTGGGAGGGGCAGAGAAGTGGATGTAGAAGATTACATGCTTTTATTTTTAACAGCGTGGATACTAGTGTCTGCACTAGCAACGAGCAAAGTCGACGTATTCTTAACTTTAGCCTTAATTGGAATATTGATAGTGAGAACCGTTGGGAGCGAGTTCCTTTCAAAGAGACAGAAGGATAACCTCTCTCCCATAATAGAGATTCTCCTGGCGATATTCGTTATAATAGTGCTCAAAAAGGTCTACGAGGTGCTCTCGAAATGAAGAAGTACTGGGATCTAATAACGGCGATCGCTCTCTCTCTTCTCCTTGATTTAATAATTGCAATAGCCCCAAATAGCATTATTAGAAAAATTCTAGGCCTAGTTTTTGTTCTATTTCTCCCAGGTTATGTATTCATAACCGCGCTCTTCCCCGAAAAGAAAGAACTCGATAACTTAGAGAGACTTGCCCTGAGCTTTGGCCTTAGCATAGCGATAGTTCCCCTAATAGGATTGGCATTAAATTACACTTCCTGGGGAATAAGGTTAATCCCCATATTAGTTAGCCTCACGGTGTTCAACGTTATATTTTCGATTATAGCCATCTACAGGAGGAAGAACGCTATAAAACCCTGGATTCCATGGATAACGATTGAAAGGATAAAGGAAGAGTTAGAATGGGACAAGGCAAGCAAGCTTGACAAGGCCCTAACCGTTATACTGATTATAGCGATCTTCGCCTCCTTAGGAACGCTAATTTACGTAATTACTCACCCGAAACCGGGGGAGGCTTTTACGGAATTTTACATCCTCGGTCCCTATGGAAAAGCAGCTGACTACCCAACGGAATTGTTAGTCAATGAAACAGGAAGGGTTATTATAGGGATCGTTAACCACGAACACAGGAATGTAACGTATTTCGTCGAGATATGGCTGGTTAACCTCACTTACAACTTCACGACGAACGAAACCATAATTCACGAGATGTACCTCATGGATAGGTTCAACGTCACGCTACCGAGCATTCCCGTTAACATAGAAGGAAACTGGACCCCACAGTTTGAGATGAACTATACGTTTAAAATTGACAAACCTGGAAAATGGCAATTGTG belongs to Pyrococcus abyssi GE5 and includes:
- a CDS encoding DUF1616 domain-containing protein; protein product: MKKYWDLITAIALSLLLDLIIAIAPNSIIRKILGLVFVLFLPGYVFITALFPEKKELDNLERLALSFGLSIAIVPLIGLALNYTSWGIRLIPILVSLTVFNVIFSIIAIYRRKNAIKPWIPWITIERIKEELEWDKASKLDKALTVILIIAIFASLGTLIYVITHPKPGEAFTEFYILGPYGKAADYPTELLVNETGRVIIGIVNHEHRNVTYFVEIWLVNLTYNFTTNETIIHEMYLMDRFNVTLPSIPVNIEGNWTPQFEMNYTFKIDKPGKWQLWFLLFKDKEPEIPEACLKGEDCSKTEGWRIMEAINGTIQSLKLNIDVKGLP